In the genome of Nymphaea colorata isolate Beijing-Zhang1983 chromosome 9, ASM883128v2, whole genome shotgun sequence, one region contains:
- the LOC116260879 gene encoding MACPF domain-containing protein At4g24290-like, which translates to MGEPGKTRAELAAERAIGALGMGYDLTNDVRLAYCKGGGRLLELHEAQPPQKVRLPDGTVVAGVPGCVRVDKGERLRFKTDALSFQQMSEHFNQWLSLSGKIPSGLFNAMFGFHGCWQKDASTTKSLAYDGWFITLYNVELDRSHIGLQKHVKREVPSAWYPAALARFIEKYGTHVIVGVKMGGKDVVHVKQQHKSMLQPAQMQKMLTKLADDRFADAGTTSILSPVKSSSNDAQLAIREHRVTFSNSGSTISHSKKEAVVSICIRRGGIDTGQEHNEWLATVPLAPDAISMSLVPITSLLNGVPGSGFLIHAVNLYLRYKPAIEELHNFLEYQLPRQWAPVYAEHSLVLQPKQTHSSKLQFSIMDSALYVNTTKVDSERKPVTGIRLFLEGKKQNRLAIHLQHLSSRPGIFQVSDDLAYESDICEDRRYFDPVKWKFFSRVCTAPVELSIAFNDDAAGVVTQASFHVAEVNMKKVLFLRLGFSMVKNARIRRSEWDGASSPTHKSSVFSTLISTRLGFSQVPLSASLEKVDMNSAIFAGGPPSPTKAPKMLRFVDLKEVARGPEDTPGYWVVTGAKLCVEGGKIAVQAKYSLLTIHGDSDDESAY; encoded by the exons ATGGGGGAACCAGGGAAGACGAGGGCGGAATTGGCGGCGGAAAGGGCGATAGGGGCGTTGGGGATGGGCTACGACCTGACCAACGACGTAAGGCTGGCGTATTGCAAGGGCGGAGGCCGGCTGCTGGAGCTCCACGAGGCGCAGCCGCCGCAGAAGGTGCGGCTGCCGGACGGCACGGTCGTCGCCGGCGTCCCCGGCTGCGTCAGAGTCGACAAGGGCGAGAGGCTCCGGTTCAAGACCGACGCTCTCTCCTTCCAGCAG ATGTCAGAGCATTTCAACCAGTGGCTCTCTTTATCTGGCAAAATCCCCTCTGGTTTATTCAATGCTATGTTTGGGTTCCATGGTTGCTGGCAGAAGGATGCTTCTACTACAAAAAGCCTCGCCTATGACGGGTGGTTTATAACGCTTTACAATGTTGAGCTAGACAGATCTCATATTGGATTACAAAAGCATGTCAAACGAGAAGTTCCATCTGCGTGGTATCCTGCTGCATTAGCCAG GTTTATTGAGAAATATGGAACTCATGTCATCGTGGGGGTGAAGATGGGAGGCAAAGATGTGGTTCATGTCAAGCAGCAGCACAAGTCAATGCTTCAGCCTGCTCAAATGCAGAAAATGCTAACCAAGTTAGCGGATGATAGATTTGCAGATGCCGGGACAACCTCCATTCTGAGCCCTGTCAAATCATCAAGCAAT GATGCCCAGCTGGCAATTCGTGAACATCGTGTAACATTCTCAAATTCTGGGAGCACAATCTCTCATTCAAAAAAAGAG GCTGTGGTGAGCATTTGCATCCGAAGAGGAGGTATCGATACTGGGCAAGAGCATAATGAATGGCTAGCTACAGTTCCACTGGCACCTGATGCAATTTCAATGTCACTTGTGCCTATAACATCTCTCTTAAATGGGGTCCCTGGAAGTGGATTTCTAATCCATGCAGTAAATCTCTACTTACGCT ACAAGCCTGCAATAGAGGAACTCCACAACTTTTTGGAATATCAACTTCCCAGGCAATGGGCTCCTGTATATGCAGAGCACTCACTGGTACTACAACCTAAGCAGACACACTCTTCAAAGCTCCAATTCTCGATTATGGATTCTGCCCTCTATGTCAATACTACTAAA GTTGACTCTGAAAGGAAGCCTGTGACTGGAATACGCCTCTTCCTAGAAGGAAAGAAGCAAAACAGGCTTGCAATTCATCTCCAGCACCTTTCCTCACGTCCTGGGATATTCCAAGTATCTGATGATCTTGCTTATGAAAGCGATATCTGTGAGGACCGCCGCTACTTCGACCCTGTGAAGTGGAAGTTTTTCTCACGTGTGTGTACTGCTCCAGTAGAACTCAGTATTGCTTTCAATGATGATGCAGCTGGTGTGGTCACACAGGCAAGCTTTCATGTGGCTGAAGTTAACATGAAGAAGGTCCTCTTCCTTAGGCTTGGATTTTCAATGGTGAAAAATGCTCGGATTCGGAGATCAGAGTGGGATGGGGCATCAAGTCCAACTCATAAGTCAAGTGTCTTCTCTACATTGATAAGCACACGTCTTGGTTTTAGCCAGGTGCCATTGTCAGCATCATTAGAGAAGGTGGACATGAATTCAGCAATTTTTGCTGGTGGTCCACCAAGTCCTACAAAGGCACCAAAGATGCTGAGGTTTGTGGACTTAAAAGAGGTAGCAAGAGGTCCAGAGGACACCCCAGGATACTGGGTAGTGACAGGTGCAAAACTGTGTGTGGAGGGTGGCAAAATAGCAGTGCAAGCGAAGTATTCACTGCTGACTATTCATGGTGATAGTGATGATGAGAGTGCGTATTAA
- the LOC116260163 gene encoding uncharacterized protein LOC116260163 produces the protein MRSLSGEVILNVPAHTAWEMYRDNDTVSKISPDMLAAAEYLQGDGSPGSLRLFKLGPAVQDYVKESTERIDEVEVGRSVTYSVLAGCLREMYNPYKVTFSFCPVPGFEKEKCVAGWKAEFEPLNSTVPAPERAKEAALGFLCLFEKFYCSMK, from the exons ATGAGAAGCCTCAGTGGGGAGGTCATACTGAATGTTCCTGCACATACTGCATGGGAAATGTATAGGGACAATGATACTGTTAGCAAGATAAGCCCTGACATGCTTGCTGCAGCTGAGTATCTGCAAGGAGATGGATCTCCTGGAAGCCTGCGTCTCTTCAAGCTGGGTCCTG CTGTGCAGGACTATGTCAAGGAGTCGACGGAACGGATAGACGAGGTCGAGGTTGGCCGCTCGGTGACCTACAGCGTCCTTGCTGGTTGCCTCAGGGAGATGTACAACCCATACAAGGTCACATTTTCTTTCTGCCCTGTGCCTGGCTTTGAGAAAGAAAAGTGCGTCGCAGGGTGGAAGGCAGAATTTGAGCCCCTGAATTCCACTGTGCCTGCACCAGAGAGGGCAAAAGAAGCTGCTCTTGGGTTCCTCTGCTTGTTTGAGAAGTTCTACTGTTCAATGAAGTGA
- the LOC116260179 gene encoding uncharacterized protein LOC116260179: MLCFLSSDAPISFFVSFSVSPKFPPSCFIGTSSSSSSSRGLSASTNALVIDGADHQNPKKMPGVTGFFNDPLENVVEVGKHDISQNEAIIDEHSNDSTTLGNDGHAMLVDGEEKNQSADQSEVSSGEAEALPFNPDDLAVPSNSMQQSDGSSLEFEAALLLNPDDLSYLGLNDGPGPMGTSPTSTISNNFDCYSENMKTGEEDDDVEDNSFSPWTEDIFAHEPEPSSSAGPSQSIPLIEEIEKTTELFKDFKPFDTVIDHSDHHFVKIHQPGKIFHIIPSRQKSPPEMKQLALKEWTKQVQHEWSILEKDLPDTVYVRAYEERMDLLRAVIVGAAGTPYHDGLFFFDICLPQEYPHTPPMVHYHSFGYRVNPNLYACGRVCLSLLNTWPGSRVNHETWIPKRSTILQVLVSIQALVLNEKPYFNEPGYEASAGKEDGERHARAYNENTFILCLKSMLHLLRKPPKHFESFVAGYFRDKAPCILEACKAYMEGAQVGHLADGVQDVNQGHGHCSKSFKDSLSHLFPQLVTAFTDNGADCQKFVPKPKESRPRKLLVKVVYGIMTKRWSTSRLDPELRYLCKLVQNQWHFSVEFKQPPRFLGLRVPPQVAGIKRRSAVGEMKPRDPRERKSFSKMATFSRRSFGVPPSPTLFSFFFVSLFLCSLSSSTQVPYKPHCDSIVSEASRDGEVLSTPLGLPDSYLYRGAESILGRNVRQSLLLPTFSLAKFTEKGVYATDRPGILRVDAYLLIQGSRRWGNSSFSVSPSFQPRLPKRFRSRGSISLSLGGFWEESSGMLCMVGSGLGVSGEGTNFDLSAVLKLNFTKNSTIERSLVTGALEFPSKDDGSDVNKVEPMSLLGVSRLNHSYSLDSEAKGMCSASDAGHSAVSGKGNICFSLQRMSFSSLYLEYEHDCKSGNCSIFSSDEGRSTSMVLAGLDCSGEGKVFLLFGFSNVTYGHQSRFYRGLPGVVPLERTLIGEGIWDEKSNQLCFSVCRFLNHSHSLAGAWIGDCTIGMNLSFHSRLTLTDRRTVEGSIWSNKRLNESGFFRRLSFGQEMDLAEVDIVNFKYEFTQYERVRKMCKADAKKHSGKLYPDGYSSNEMVFQVSVKNSLKQHTWGTLSPLANDGGVYPDKFANVSQVMYAASPVQSYNGQSPMNISYVVDIHLPSTFHLDGISPKISSLVISAEGVYDPVTGVLCMVGCRHVRQDNGTNVMDCEISMNFQLPPLSTENFAVGEQFSGTIKSIRKSADPLYFKSLKLWSSVPYLVQTRTSVLMMDTEIAMVLISLTLVSIFVLLQLLHVKKHPEVLPFVSLGMAAVLTLGYMIPLVLNFEASFANGHRKTLYVTESWVQVDEILVRVITLIAFLLQFRLLQLVWSARSSSSVSESNSFSLCLLLYIVGGLFACFAHWKSPEYIRELEIGQPSVLEDLESYVGLVLDGFLLPQVLLNLFAHLKEKALSPSFFIGLTAVRSFPHIYDAYRSFYNIPRQGLSYYYADPEWDFYSAAWDFMIPLVGTVFAILIYLQQRFGGRCILPRKLRERIEYEKVPVVLS; this comes from the exons GGTGTAACTGGATTCTTCAATGATCCTCTGGAGAATGTTGTTGAGGTTGGTAAACATGATATTTCTCAAAATGAAGCTATCATTGACGAACATAGCAATGATTCAACAACCCTGGGAAATGATGGACATGCTATGCTTGTTGATGGTGAAGAGAAG AACCAATCTGCAGATCAATCTGAGGTCTCTTCAGGAGAAGCTGAAGCTCTTCCCTTTAATCCTGATGACCTGGCTGTGCCGAGCAATTCCATGCAACAATCTGATGGTTCATCTTTAGAATTTGAAGCTGCACTTCTTCTTAATCCTGATGATCTTTCATATCTTGGGCTAAATGATGGTCCTGGTCCCATGGGCACTTCACCAACAAGCACAATCTCAAATAATTTTGATTGTTATtctgaaaatatgaaaactggagaagaagatgatgatgtgGAGGATAATTCTTTCTCACCTTGGACAGAGGATATTTTTGCTCATGAGCCAGAGCCAAGCTCTTCAGCGGGGCCAAGCCAAAGCATTCCTTTGATTGAGGAGATTGAGAAGACCACTGAACTATTCAAAGATTTTAAGCCCTTTGACACTGTTATTGATCATTCAGATCATCACTTTGTCAAAATACATCAGCCAGGCAAAATTTTTCATATAATTCCTTCTAGACAGAAGTCACCTCCTGAG ATGAAACAACTGGCATTGAAGGAATGGACAAAACAGGTACAGCATGAATGGAGCATCTTGGAGAAGGATTTGCCAG ACACAGTATATGTTAGAGCTTATGAAGAAAGGATGGATCTTTTAAGGGCTGTCATTGTTGGGGCAGCTGGAACTCCATACCACGAtggtcttttcttctttgacatCTGCCTGCCACAAGAGTATCCACATACCCCACCG ATGGTCCATTACCACTCTTTTGGCTACAGAGTGAATCCAAATTTGTATGCTTGTGGCAGAGTCTGCCTTAGCCTTTTGAATACTTGGCCTGGAAGCCGTGTCAACCATGAGACATGGATACCAAAACGGTCTACTATTCTTCAAGTTTTGGTTTCTATCCAAGCTCTAGTACTAAATGAGAAGCCTTATTTCAATGAGCCAGGATATGAAGCATCGGCAGGTAAAGAAGACGGTGAGAGACATGCAAGGGCCTACAATGAAAACACCTTCATTTTATGCCTGAAGTCCATGTTGCACCTGCTACGGAAACCACCAAAG CATTTTGAATCATTTGTTGCCGGATATTTCCGTGATAAAGCACCATGTATTCTGGAAGCATGTAAAGCGTACATGGAGGGTGCTCAGGTTGGCCATCTGGCTGATGGAGTTCAGGATGTGAACCAGGGACATGGGCATTGctccaaaagtttcaaggattCCTTATCTCATCTCTTCCCACAGTTGGTCACAGCATTTACGGACAATGGTGCTGACTGCCAGAAATTTGTCCCAAAGCCAAAAGAATCTCGGCCACGAAAACTCTTGGTTAAA GTTGTATATGGAATAATGACTAAAAGATGGTCAACTTCTCGGCTTGATCCTGAACTGCGCTATTTATGTAAATTAGTACAAAATCAGTGGCATTTTAGTGTAGAGTTTAAACAACCACCACGATTTCTTGGTCTTCGTGTTCCTCCTCAGGTCGCCGGTATAAAACGGCGGAGCGCAGTGGGGGAGATGAAGCCCAGAGATCCACGCGAGAGGAAATCCTTCTCGAAAATGGCGACCTTCTCCCGCCGGAGTTTTGGGGTGCCTCCTTCTCCGaccctcttttccttcttcttcgtctccctcttcctctgttCCCTCTCTTCTTCCACCCAGGTCCCCTACAAGCCCCACTGCGACTCGATCGTGTCAGAGGCAAGTCGTGACGGAGAAGTCCTGAGCACGCCGCTCGGCCTCCCTGATTCCTATCTTTACCGGGGCGCGGAAAGTATTCTCGGTCGGAACGTTCGTCAGTCGCTCTTATTGCCGACTTTTAGCTTGGCGAAATTCACAGAGAAAGGCGTCTACGCCACGGATCGACCGGGAATTCTGAGAGTCGATGCGTATTTGTTGATCCAAGGGTCGAGGAGGTGGGGGAATTCCTCATTTTCGGTTTCACCCTCGTTTCAGCCTCGGCTGCCGAAGCGTTTCCGTAGCAGAGGCagcatatctctctctcttggtggTTTCTGGGAAGAGTCATCGGGGATGCTTTGTATGGTTGGTTCCGGTTTGGGCGTCTCCGGAGAAGGTACTAATTTCGACCTTTCCGCAGTCTTGAAGCTTAATTTTACAAAGAATTCGACAATCGAGCGTAGTTTGGTTACTGGGGCATTGGAATTTCCTAGCAAGGATGACGGCAGTGATGTGAATAAAGTGGAGCCGATGTCTCTGTTAGGAGTTTCTCGTCTGAATCATAGTTACAGCTTGGATTCGGAAGCCAAAGGCATGTGTTCTGCTTCAGATGCTGGACATAGTGCAGTGAGTGGGAAAGGGAACATCTGTTTTTCACTCCAGCGGATGTCATTCAGTTCTTTATACTTGGAATATGAACATGACTGCAAATCTGGGAATTGTAGTATTTTCAGTAGCGATGAAGGTCGTTCGACATCCATGGTGCTCGCTGGTCTGGACTGTTCTGGCGAAGGGAAAGTTTTCTTATTGTTCGGATTTTCGAATGTCACATATGGTCATCAATCTCGATTTTACCGTGGCCTTCCCGGTGTTGTTCCTCTTGAAAGGACATTGATCGGAGAGGGGATTTGGGATGAGAAAAGCAATCAGTTGTGCTTTTCAGTTTGTCGATTTCTGAATCACTCGCATTCATTAGCGGGTGCCTGGATTGGTGATTGTACTATTGGTATGAACTTGAGCTTTCATTCGAGATTAACACTTACGGACAGAAGGACTGTTGAGGGTAGTATTTGGAGTAACAAAAGATTGAATGAATCCGGGTTCTTTAGACGCCTTTCTTTTGGCCAGGAGATGGATCTTGCTGAAGTCGATATAGTAAATTTCAAGTATGAATTCACACAGTATGAACGAGTGAGAAAAATGTGTAAAGCTGATGCTAAGAAGCACTCTGGAAAGCTATATCCGGATGGATACTCGAGCAATGAGATGGTATTTCAGGTGAGTGTGAAAAACTCACTAAAACAGCATACTTGGGGTACCCTATCTCCATTGGCCAATGATGGAGGTGTCTACCCAGATAAATTTGCCAATGTGAGTCAAGTCATGTATGCCGCCTCTCCAGTGCAGTCTTATAACGGACAGAGCCCGATGAACATAAGCTACGTTGTAGACATTCATCTTCCTTCCACATTTCATTTGGATGGGATTTCTCCAAAAATCTCATCCTTGGTTATATCTGCTGAAGGTGTGTATGATCCTGTGACTGGGGTTCTCTGCATGGTTGGTTGCCGCCACGTTCGCCAGGACAATGGCACTAACGTCATGGATTGTGAAATCAGTATGAATTTTCAGTTACCACCTCTGAGTACTGAAAACTTTGCCGTTGGTGAACAATTCAGTGGCACAATTAAGAGCATCAGAAAGAGTGCAGATCCTCTTTATTTTAAGTCTCTGAAGCTCTGGTCTTCTGTTCCATACTTAGTTCAGACAAGAACGTCAGTCCTTATGATGGACACGGAGATAGCTATGGTGCTGATATCTCTCACCTTGGTATCCATCTTTGTCTTGCTACAGCTTTTGCATGTAAAGAAACATCCTGAGGTGCTTCCATTTGTGTCGCTTGGAATGGCTGCCGTGCTTACACTTGGGTATATGATCCCCTTGGTGCTCAACTTTGAAGCTTCCTTTGCCAATGGACACAGGAAGACTCTCTATGTAACCGAAAGTTGGGTGCAAGTGGATGAAATTCTCGTGAGGGTAATCACCTTGATAGCCTTCCTCTTGCAGTTCCGGCTTCTCCAGTTGGTATGGTCGGCAAGGTCAAGCTCATCCGTGTCAGAGAGTAATTCTTTCAGCTTATGTTTGTTACTCTACATTGTCGGTGGTTTATTTGCATGTTTTGCTCATTGGAAATCACCAGAATACATCCGGGAGCTGGAAATTGGGCAGCCTTCTGTTTTAGAGGATCTCGAATCTTATGTTGGGCTGGTCCTTGATGGGTTTCTCTTGCCGCAGGTTCTACTGAACCTGTTTGCACACTTGAAAGAGAAGGCACTTTcaccttctttttttattggtttaaCAGCCGTTCGGTCCTTTCCCCACATATATGATGCATACAGGTCTTTCTATAACATCCCTCGGCAGGGATTGTCTTACTACTACGCCGACCCAGAATGGGATTTCTATTCTGCTGCTTGGGATTTTATGATTCCTTTAGTAGGAACGGTTTTTGCAATTCTGATATACCTGCAGCAAAGGTTTGGGGGTAGATGCATCCTCCCTCGGAAACTCAGGGAGAGGATCGAATACGAGAAGGTTCCTGTTGTTCTCAGTTGA